The following coding sequences are from one Kogia breviceps isolate mKogBre1 chromosome X, mKogBre1 haplotype 1, whole genome shotgun sequence window:
- the TCEAL3 gene encoding transcription elongation factor A protein-like 3 — MEKLCNENEGKLESEGKPENEVEPENQGKSDEEEKQEVEGKSEHELQNEGRPEEEGQPEDEGKREKQGKSEAEGKPHGESKRGSQAKPESQPRAAEKCPAEDYVPRKAKRKTDRGTDDSPKDYQDNLQERHLGSEEMMRECADMSRAQEELRKRQKIGDFHWMQRDVQDPFTPRGQRGVGGMRGGGRGQRGLHDIPYL, encoded by the coding sequence ATGGAAAAACTCTgcaatgaaaatgaaggaaagctGGAAAGCGAAGGAAAGCCAGAAAATGAAGTAGAACCTGAAAATCAAGGAAAGTCAGAtgaggaagaaaagcaagaagtGGAGGGGAAGTCAGAACACGAGCTCCAGAATGAGGGACGGCCAGAAGAGGAGGGACAGCCAGAAgatgaggggaagagagaaaagcaggGCAAGTCTGAAGCTGAGGGAAAACCACACGGTGAAAGCAAGCGGGGATCCCAGGCAAAGCCAGAGAGTCAGCCGCGGGCTGCTGAAAAGTGCCCCGCTGAAGACTATGTGCCccggaaagcaaaaagaaaaacggaCAGGGGGACTGACGATTCCCCCAAGGACTATCAGGACAACTTACAGGAAAGGCATCTGGGCAGTGAGGAGATGATGAGAGAATGTGCAGATATGTCAAGGGCTCAGGAAGAGctaaggaaaagacagaaaataggtgACTTTCATTGGATGCAAAGAGATGTACAGGATCCATTCACCCCAAGGGGCCAACGGGGTGTCGGGGGAATGAGGGGCGGAGGTAGGGGCCAGAGGGGCTTACATGATATCCCATATCTTTAA
- the TCEAL4 gene encoding transcription elongation factor A protein-like 4 — translation MEKLCSENEGKPENQGKMENKGKPENQGKMENKEQPLDEGKPGVACTVEDKEKLENKGRTDLKGKTDDEEVLKDKEKPESEAKPKEGNPESQGKPVSEGKPKEGKPESERKPVSEGKPVSEGKPKEEKPASEPRAAGKRPAGDDVPRKAKRKTNKGLAQCLKEYKEAIHDMHLSNEEMIREFDEMARVEDEVKKTRQKLGGFMWMQKSLQDPFHPRGPRELRGGCRAPQRGFEDIPFV, via the coding sequence ATGGAAAAACTCTGCAGTGAAAATGAAGGAAAGCCTGAGAACCAAGGCAAgatggaaaacaaaggaaagccTGAGAACCAAGGCAAGATGGAAAACAAAGAACAGCCACTGGATGAGGGAAAGCCGGGAGTAGCTTGTACTGTGGAAGACAAGGAAAAGTTAGAAAACAAGGGAAGGACAGATCTCAAGGGAAAGACAGACGATGAGGAAGTACTAAAGGATAAGGAAAAGCCAGAGAGTGAGGCAAAGccaaaagaaggaaatccagaGAGCCAAGGAAAGCCAGTGAGTGAGGGAAAACCAAAAGAAGGAAAACCGGAGAGTGAGAGAAAGCCAGTAAGTGAGGGAAAGCCAGTGAGCGAGGGaaagccaaaagaagaaaagccagCCAGCGAACCAAGGGCTGCAGGAAAGCGCCCAGCTGGGGATGATGTACCCAGGAAGgccaaaagaaaaaccaacaagGGGCTGGCTCAGTGTCTCAAGGAATACAAGGAGGCCATACACGATATGCATTTGAGCAATGAAGAGATGATAAGAGAATTTGACGAGATGGCCAGGGTGGAGGATGAGGTGAAGAAAACCAGACAGAAATTGGGGGGGTTTATGTGGATGCAAAAAAGTTTACAGGACCCCTTCCACCCGAGGGGCCCAAGGGAACTCAGGGGTGGCTGCAGGGCCCCACAAAGGGGCTTTGAAGACATTCCTTTTGTGTAG